The Paenibacillus sp. MBLB1832 genome has a window encoding:
- a CDS encoding ABC transporter ATP-binding protein, whose protein sequence is MTTKDYALEARSLQLTYGETTIFESLHLQIPKGKITVFIGSNGCGKSTLLRSLARLMKPTSGSIVLDSHEIAKLSTKEVAKRMAILPQGPTAPEGLTVRQLVKQGRYPYQSWLQQWSAEDENKVMRALELTNMLEYIDRTVDSLSGGQRQRAWIAMTLAQDTPTLLLDEPTTYLDLTHQVEVLDLLFELNEKEHRTIVMVLHDINLACRYAHHIVTIKQGSVYAEGQPEDIVNEQLLREVFGMECQVTSDPIFGTPMCIPFGKGRRLQTKAPITQR, encoded by the coding sequence ATGACAACGAAGGACTACGCATTAGAAGCACGCTCGCTTCAATTGACATATGGGGAAACGACGATTTTTGAAAGTTTACATTTGCAGATTCCCAAAGGTAAAATTACGGTATTTATCGGCAGCAATGGCTGCGGTAAATCGACTTTGCTGCGCTCACTTGCAAGGCTTATGAAGCCAACGTCTGGCAGCATTGTGCTGGATAGCCATGAGATCGCGAAGCTCTCGACCAAAGAGGTCGCGAAGCGAATGGCGATTTTGCCCCAAGGACCTACGGCGCCTGAAGGTTTGACGGTACGGCAATTGGTCAAGCAAGGACGCTATCCGTATCAAAGTTGGCTTCAACAATGGTCAGCCGAGGATGAGAACAAAGTGATGCGCGCACTTGAGCTGACGAATATGCTGGAGTATATCGATCGCACGGTAGACTCACTATCTGGCGGACAACGTCAACGCGCCTGGATTGCGATGACACTGGCCCAAGATACGCCGACTTTGCTGCTGGATGAACCGACGACGTATTTGGATTTGACGCATCAAGTGGAGGTTCTCGATCTGTTGTTCGAGTTAAATGAGAAAGAGCATCGAACCATTGTGATGGTTCTGCACGATATCAATCTCGCTTGTCGCTACGCGCACCACATCGTTACAATTAAGCAGGGTTCCGTCTATGCGGAGGGACAACCTGAGGACATTGTGAATGAGCAATTGCTGAGGGAAGTGTTCGGGATGGAGTGTCAGGTCACGAGCGATCCCATCTTTGGTACACCGATGTGCATACCGTTCGGTAAGGGACGCCGCTTGCAAACGAAGGCGCCTATCACGCAAAGATAA
- a CDS encoding alpha/beta-type small acid-soluble spore protein produces MATGQSRSSNSLVVPQASSALDQLKYEVAQELGIQIPQDGYYGYMTSYDTGSIGGSITRRLVQIAEQQLAGTSNKFSR; encoded by the coding sequence ATGGCTACAGGACAATCTCGCAGCAGTAACTCCTTAGTAGTTCCTCAAGCTTCATCGGCCCTAGACCAATTGAAGTATGAAGTTGCTCAAGAATTGGGCATCCAAATTCCTCAAGATGGCTACTACGGTTATATGACGTCTTATGACACAGGATCTATCGGAGGCAGCATCACTCGTCGTCTCGTTCAAATTGCTGAGCAACAACTTGCTGGTACAAGCAATAAATTCAGCAGATAA
- the ilvD gene encoding dihydroxy-acid dehydratase, which translates to MAQLKQRSDMIKKGFDRAPHRSLLRAAGVKEEDFGKPFIAVCNSYIDIIPGHVHLQEFGKLVKEAIREAGGVPFEFNTIGVDDGIAMGHIGMRYSLPSREIIADSLETVVNAHWFDGMVCIPNCDKITPGMIMGALRVNIPTMLVSGGPMKAGKDKNGRSISLSSVFEGVGAFQAGKLDEAGLEELEQYGCPTCGSCSGMFTANSMNCLAEGLGLAMPGNGTILAVAEERKQFVKDCAKQLMVLIEKDIKPRDIVTIDAIDNAFALDMAMGGSTNTVLHTLAIAAEAGVDYPIARINEVAERVPHLAKIAPASDWHIEDVHLAGGVSAVINELLKKPGAFNGDCLSVTAQTLRENVAGREIQNHEVIRPLSNPHSERGGLAVLFGNLAPEGSIVKVGAVDKSVGGRHVGPAICFNSQDEALYGIANGHVKEGHVVVIRYEGPKGGPGMPEMLAPTSQIVGMGLGAKVALITDGRFSGASRGISIGHMSPEAAEGGPLAFVQDGDIIDVDMDGRKIELQISDEEFAKRRETWAGFQQKITTGYLARYTKMVTNASAGAILKI; encoded by the coding sequence ATGGCACAGTTGAAACAGCGCAGCGACATGATCAAAAAAGGCTTTGACCGCGCTCCGCACCGCAGCTTACTGCGTGCAGCCGGCGTTAAAGAGGAAGATTTCGGCAAGCCGTTTATTGCGGTTTGTAACTCTTATATAGACATCATTCCAGGGCATGTTCATTTGCAAGAGTTTGGTAAGCTTGTGAAAGAGGCAATTCGCGAAGCTGGCGGCGTACCATTCGAGTTCAACACAATTGGCGTAGACGATGGTATTGCGATGGGCCATATCGGAATGCGCTATTCCTTGCCGAGCCGTGAAATTATTGCGGATTCCTTGGAAACCGTTGTTAATGCACACTGGTTTGATGGCATGGTTTGTATTCCTAACTGTGACAAAATTACACCGGGTATGATCATGGGTGCCCTTCGCGTTAACATTCCAACGATGTTAGTGAGCGGTGGACCGATGAAAGCCGGTAAAGATAAAAACGGTAGATCGATCTCCCTATCCTCCGTATTTGAAGGCGTTGGTGCTTTCCAAGCGGGTAAATTGGATGAGGCAGGTCTTGAAGAACTTGAGCAATACGGTTGTCCGACTTGCGGATCCTGCTCAGGTATGTTCACAGCAAACTCCATGAACTGTCTAGCTGAAGGTCTAGGTCTTGCTATGCCAGGTAACGGTACGATTCTTGCTGTTGCTGAAGAGCGTAAGCAATTCGTTAAAGATTGCGCGAAGCAATTGATGGTGCTGATCGAGAAAGACATCAAGCCGCGTGATATCGTTACGATTGATGCGATTGATAACGCATTTGCTTTGGATATGGCGATGGGTGGATCCACGAACACGGTTCTTCATACATTGGCTATCGCGGCAGAAGCTGGCGTCGACTATCCGATTGCTCGTATTAACGAAGTAGCTGAGCGCGTACCTCATCTTGCGAAAATCGCTCCTGCATCTGATTGGCACATTGAAGACGTGCATTTGGCAGGCGGTGTGAGTGCTGTCATCAATGAGTTGCTCAAAAAGCCAGGTGCTTTCAACGGGGATTGCCTATCCGTAACAGCACAAACACTTCGCGAGAACGTGGCTGGCCGTGAAATTCAGAACCACGAAGTTATTCGTCCGCTATCGAACCCGCACAGCGAGCGCGGTGGACTAGCTGTTCTTTTCGGTAACTTGGCGCCTGAAGGCAGTATCGTTAAAGTTGGCGCGGTTGACAAGTCCGTTGGCGGACGTCACGTTGGGCCAGCGATCTGCTTCAACTCTCAAGACGAAGCCCTATACGGTATCGCAAACGGTCACGTAAAAGAAGGACACGTTGTTGTCATTCGTTATGAAGGACCGAAGGGCGGACCTGGTATGCCAGAAATGTTGGCTCCAACGTCGCAAATCGTAGGTATGGGTCTTGGTGCGAAAGTGGCTTTGATCACAGACGGACGCTTCTCCGGTGCATCCCGCGGAATCTCGATTGGTCACATGTCGCCAGAAGCGGCAGAAGGTGGACCGCTTGCTTTCGTTCAAGATGGCGACATCATCGATGTTGATATGGATGGACGCAAAATCGAGCTGCAAATCAGCGATGAAGAGTTTGCCAAACGTCGTGAGACTTGGGCTGGATTCCAACAGAAGATCACGACTGGTTACTTAGCGCGTTACACGAAAATGGTAACGAATGCGAGCGCTGGCGCTATTTTGAAAATCTAA
- a CDS encoding permease, whose translation MSSTLYRWSLPISTLICAFLLTLIVTTRQLPPFSMVTESVHQVFMSFMDIFLDALPFMFLGVLLSTVVENFIPEAVIQRMTPKHPLGGILFACVLGIMFPLCECGMIPFVRRLMRKGMPVYIAVIFILVGPILNPIVFASTWMAFRGDPAMAYSRMGLTFGVALVIGFLLTRFMRSNPLRHPLQDAVHGGGHHHGHHHDHSHDHNHDHDHSHAAHSHHHHDHSHDHGHDHHGHHHAHGNSRILTMVSHGTSELFEMSKYLMLGALLTALIQTFVAQDSLSAIGQGAFVSHVFMMGFAYLLSLCSTTDAFVAVSFAKSFSPGSLLAFLVFGPMIDVKSTLMLLSVFKARFVLQLSIAVAITVLVGSLMMMKFFW comes from the coding sequence TTGTCTTCCACTCTTTATCGCTGGAGTCTTCCGATATCCACGTTGATTTGCGCTTTCCTGCTCACACTCATCGTGACAACTAGGCAGCTGCCGCCTTTCAGTATGGTGACGGAATCTGTGCATCAAGTATTTATGTCCTTCATGGACATTTTCCTGGATGCCCTGCCTTTCATGTTTCTAGGTGTCTTACTCTCGACCGTCGTGGAAAATTTCATCCCAGAGGCCGTCATTCAACGCATGACACCTAAGCACCCATTAGGCGGCATTTTATTTGCCTGTGTGCTGGGCATCATGTTTCCGCTCTGTGAATGCGGAATGATCCCCTTCGTTCGCCGCCTTATGCGCAAAGGGATGCCCGTCTATATCGCCGTCATCTTCATCCTCGTCGGCCCCATTCTCAACCCCATCGTCTTCGCCTCCACCTGGATGGCTTTCCGCGGCGACCCTGCTATGGCGTATTCACGCATGGGGCTCACCTTCGGTGTTGCACTCGTGATCGGCTTCCTGCTCACTCGCTTCATGCGCAGTAATCCTTTGCGGCATCCCTTGCAGGATGCCGTGCATGGTGGTGGCCATCACCATGGGCACCATCACGACCATAGTCATGATCACAATCACGATCATGATCATAGCCACGCCGCTCACTCACATCATCATCATGATCATAGCCATGATCACGGGCATGACCACCATGGTCATCATCACGCACACGGCAACAGCCGCATCCTAACCATGGTCAGTCACGGTACATCCGAGTTGTTCGAGATGAGCAAATACCTGATGCTAGGCGCATTGCTAACCGCACTTATTCAGACCTTCGTTGCCCAAGACAGCTTATCTGCAATCGGACAAGGCGCTTTCGTATCGCATGTGTTTATGATGGGTTTTGCCTACCTGCTCTCCCTCTGTTCAACTACCGATGCTTTCGTCGCTGTCTCCTTCGCCAAATCGTTCTCACCTGGCTCCTTACTCGCCTTCCTCGTCTTCGGGCCCATGATCGATGTGAAGAGTACGCTAATGCTGCTCTCCGTATTCAAAGCCCGCTTCGTGCTCCAGTTGTCCATCGCCGTTGCCATCACCGTGCTGGTGGGATCACTTATGATGATGAAGTTCTTTTGGTGA
- a CDS encoding DUF5325 family protein, whose product MSKPLALLFAIVGTLLLACISLFIALRQPWMVLACSVISLGVIGYGFALKAKIRRKNTPSE is encoded by the coding sequence ATGAGTAAACCACTCGCACTCTTATTCGCAATCGTCGGCACTTTGCTGCTCGCTTGCATCTCCTTATTTATTGCCCTAAGACAACCTTGGATGGTGCTCGCTTGCTCCGTTATTTCTCTAGGCGTAATCGGCTACGGCTTTGCGCTCAAAGCCAAAATACGCAGGAAAAATACGCCCTCCGAATGA
- a CDS encoding small, acid-soluble spore protein, alpha/beta type, which produces MAQNRSSNTLVVPQANQALDQLKYEVAQELGIQIPQDGYYGNMATRDTGSIGGAITRRLVQIAEQSLAGQSGFRS; this is translated from the coding sequence ATGGCACAAAATCGTAGTAGTAACACACTGGTAGTTCCGCAAGCCAATCAAGCTTTAGACCAATTGAAATATGAGGTAGCTCAAGAATTGGGCATTCAAATCCCTCAAGATGGTTATTATGGAAATATGGCAACACGTGATACGGGATCCATTGGTGGCGCTATTACTCGCCGGTTGGTGCAAATTGCTGAGCAATCACTCGCGGGACAGTCTGGCTTCCGCAGCTAA
- a CDS encoding metal-dependent hydrolase, with product MDTGTHLVIGLGLAGLSQIDPSIAGDTAATTAVFIGTIVGSQIPDVDGFLRFKGNAIYIRNHRGRSHSLPALPLWTMLITGALAPFFHGIPFLHLAMWIGIAVCVHVFTDCFNTYGTQAIRPFSEKWISWNIIHIFDPFIFTSHIAALFMWSFHLAKPGLIFPTLYGILALYYIWRTLDHAIIEKGLYRKDPTFQHGDTYTLIVTFNLYVWNVVKKRPSGTYQLGELKNGKLKWLDTITCTEHPAIEASKQHEDIQALLYFSSFTCAEVKEHRWGYEVRWADVRYRHRKQYPFVGVIKMDHNFKTLDSYVGWVNDTKLEKKMRVDLY from the coding sequence TTGGATACTGGCACTCATCTCGTCATTGGCTTAGGCTTAGCAGGACTATCACAAATCGATCCGAGCATCGCAGGAGATACAGCTGCAACGACAGCTGTCTTTATCGGGACTATTGTCGGCTCTCAAATACCCGATGTTGATGGATTTCTTCGCTTCAAAGGGAACGCGATCTACATTCGCAATCATCGCGGACGCTCGCATTCCTTGCCTGCCCTGCCGTTATGGACCATGCTGATTACTGGTGCACTTGCGCCCTTCTTCCATGGCATCCCGTTCCTTCACCTTGCCATGTGGATCGGCATCGCGGTGTGTGTCCACGTGTTTACCGATTGCTTTAATACGTATGGCACCCAAGCGATTCGACCGTTCTCGGAAAAATGGATCTCCTGGAACATCATTCACATCTTTGATCCTTTTATTTTCACAAGTCATATTGCCGCGCTATTTATGTGGTCCTTCCACTTGGCAAAGCCAGGGCTTATATTCCCTACGCTGTATGGGATTCTTGCGCTTTATTATATATGGCGAACGCTGGACCATGCCATTATCGAAAAAGGGCTGTATCGCAAGGACCCTACGTTCCAACACGGCGATACATATACCCTCATTGTAACATTCAATCTCTACGTCTGGAATGTGGTGAAGAAACGTCCCAGCGGCACCTACCAGCTCGGCGAGCTGAAAAATGGCAAATTGAAGTGGCTGGATACGATCACTTGCACCGAGCATCCCGCCATTGAGGCCTCCAAGCAGCATGAAGACATCCAAGCGCTTCTCTATTTCTCCTCATTTACCTGTGCGGAAGTAAAGGAGCATCGCTGGGGGTACGAAGTCCGATGGGCGGATGTTCGCTACCGACACCGCAAGCAATATCCGTTCGTCGGTGTCATTAAAATGGATCACAATTTCAAGACACTCGATTCCTACGTCGGTTGGGTCAATGATACGAAGCTCGAGAAGAAGATGCGGGTTGATCTCTATTGA
- the gerQ gene encoding spore coat protein GerQ, with amino-acid sequence MLNNPYKIGNQAMQPQYNNPYPAYPVPTAITNQFVPQTPAGSVLTPPGSGLQTGVNTPGLPAIEESYIENILRLNLGKMATLYMTYENNSQWNAKIFKGKLEAAGRDHIIISDPVTGMRFLLLMVNLDYITFDEELNYAYPFRGGVNQVR; translated from the coding sequence ATGTTAAATAATCCTTACAAAATTGGAAATCAAGCTATGCAACCGCAATACAACAATCCGTATCCTGCATACCCAGTGCCAACAGCGATAACAAATCAATTCGTCCCGCAAACACCAGCTGGATCCGTACTCACACCACCAGGATCCGGCTTGCAAACAGGCGTTAACACACCTGGACTGCCAGCCATAGAAGAATCTTATATCGAGAATATTCTTCGTTTGAACCTCGGCAAAATGGCAACTCTCTACATGACCTATGAAAACAACAGCCAATGGAACGCCAAAATTTTCAAAGGCAAGTTAGAAGCAGCCGGCCGTGATCATATCATCATTAGTGATCCTGTAACAGGTATGCGTTTCTTATTACTTATGGTGAATTTGGATTACATCACGTTCGATGAAGAATTGAATTACGCTTATCCGTTCAGAGGCGGCGTTAATCAAGTTAGATAA
- a CDS encoding response regulator transcription factor yields MSKILIIEDDLSIGEMMSIYLYEDGYEVKRAENGRRGVALFRDFQPDVIVLDLMLPDMDGMQLCTTIRQTSHIPILMVSAKNEVSDRVKGLQTGADDYLCKPFSMRELSARIQALLRRSNAFPSALGPTDEINAGNITLDLEKRCLYVGGKNIETTFSEFEIMKLFWQNQGRVYNREELLNRVRGFDSQVTERAIDVHIANLRKKIEIDPKEPRHIKTVWGVGYKFLPI; encoded by the coding sequence ATGTCAAAAATACTAATCATCGAGGACGACTTAAGTATAGGTGAAATGATGTCCATTTACCTGTATGAAGATGGCTACGAGGTGAAGCGTGCGGAGAATGGTCGTCGAGGGGTGGCGCTGTTTAGAGATTTTCAGCCCGATGTCATCGTCCTTGATCTCATGCTGCCCGATATGGATGGGATGCAACTGTGCACGACCATACGTCAAACCTCACATATACCAATCTTAATGGTATCAGCTAAGAATGAAGTGTCAGATCGGGTGAAGGGCCTCCAAACGGGTGCTGATGACTACTTATGCAAACCATTCTCGATGAGAGAGCTGTCCGCAAGAATTCAGGCGTTACTGCGACGTTCGAACGCTTTTCCATCTGCCCTCGGACCAACGGATGAGATTAACGCTGGCAACATCACCTTGGATTTAGAGAAGCGCTGCCTGTATGTCGGCGGTAAAAATATAGAAACCACCTTCTCTGAATTTGAAATCATGAAGTTATTTTGGCAAAATCAAGGCCGAGTTTACAACCGTGAGGAGTTGTTAAATCGGGTTCGCGGCTTCGATTCACAAGTGACGGAACGCGCGATTGATGTGCACATTGCCAACCTTCGTAAAAAGATAGAGATTGACCCCAAGGAACCTAGGCACATCAAAACGGTTTGGGGCGTCGGATATAAATTTTTACCTATCTAA
- the urtE gene encoding urea ABC transporter ATP-binding subunit UrtE, protein MLKLQGIEAGYGESMVVRNVNLEVRAGQIVCLMGRNGVGKSTLMKTIMGLIKPRSGSMHYRDSDITSESPYLRAKAGIGYVPQGREIFPQLTVEENLLLGLEAAPDRRKKLPESIFETFPVLHQMLHRKGGDLSGGQQQQLAIARALAPGPKLLLLDEPMEGIQPSIVMEIEAIIESIKRNREIAVLLVEQSLEFATSIADYYYVLDRGTIAAEGDTEQLSEELVRKHLTV, encoded by the coding sequence GTGCTTAAACTTCAAGGTATTGAAGCTGGATATGGGGAAAGCATGGTCGTTCGTAACGTCAACCTTGAGGTCCGTGCAGGTCAAATCGTTTGCCTGATGGGCCGCAATGGCGTCGGCAAATCCACACTCATGAAGACGATCATGGGCCTCATTAAGCCTAGATCAGGCTCAATGCATTACAGGGACTCGGACATAACATCCGAATCCCCTTATCTTCGGGCCAAGGCAGGCATCGGCTATGTGCCTCAGGGCCGCGAAATCTTCCCGCAGCTAACCGTAGAAGAAAATCTGCTTCTCGGCCTAGAGGCAGCGCCTGATCGCCGTAAGAAGCTGCCTGAATCCATTTTCGAAACGTTCCCTGTCCTTCATCAGATGCTTCACCGCAAAGGAGGCGACCTCAGCGGCGGTCAGCAGCAGCAATTAGCTATTGCGCGGGCGCTTGCGCCTGGCCCCAAGCTTCTGCTTCTGGATGAGCCGATGGAGGGCATCCAGCCCTCTATCGTGATGGAGATCGAAGCGATCATCGAGTCGATCAAACGCAATCGCGAAATCGCCGTTCTGCTCGTTGAGCAGAGCTTGGAGTTCGCAACGAGTATTGCGGATTACTATTATGTGCTCGACCGCGGCACGATTGCCGCCGAAGGGGATACAGAACAGCTCAGCGAGGAGCTGGTGCGAAAGCATTTGACCGTATGA
- the urtD gene encoding urea ABC transporter ATP-binding protein UrtD yields the protein MLRQLASQQPGIDQKILSVTGLEVDFDGFKALRNLDFSLQYGELRFLIGPNGAGKTTLLDVICGKIKPSQGSVYFKDTIDLTKHQEHQIAGLGIGRKFQAPSVFSTLTVFENLALSMKQQRGLLSALWAKTTNEQRERLHLRMDMIGLKSKANERAGSLSHGEKQWLEIGMLLMQEPDLLLLDEPAAGMTDSETEKTGELLHEIAANQTIIVVEHDMAFVRQFAKTVTVLHEGTVLVEGNMTDIQNDEKVAEVYLGRRVERGA from the coding sequence ATGCTAAGACAATTAGCGTCGCAACAACCGGGCATTGACCAGAAGATCCTGAGTGTCACAGGACTTGAGGTGGACTTCGACGGGTTCAAAGCCCTACGCAATTTAGATTTTTCCTTGCAGTACGGCGAGTTACGATTCCTGATCGGCCCTAACGGCGCGGGTAAGACAACACTGCTGGACGTAATTTGCGGCAAAATAAAGCCATCTCAAGGCAGCGTCTACTTCAAAGACACTATCGATCTGACCAAGCACCAAGAGCACCAAATTGCTGGGCTTGGTATCGGCCGCAAATTCCAAGCGCCATCTGTGTTCTCAACGTTGACGGTTTTCGAAAACCTCGCGCTCTCCATGAAGCAGCAACGTGGACTGCTCAGCGCGCTCTGGGCCAAGACGACAAATGAACAAAGAGAACGACTGCATCTTCGGATGGACATGATTGGCCTGAAAAGCAAGGCGAATGAACGTGCTGGCTCGCTTTCCCACGGAGAGAAGCAGTGGTTAGAAATCGGGATGCTCCTGATGCAGGAGCCAGATCTCTTGCTGCTGGATGAACCTGCCGCGGGCATGACAGATAGCGAAACAGAAAAAACCGGTGAGCTCCTCCACGAAATTGCCGCGAATCAAACGATTATCGTCGTCGAGCATGATATGGCATTCGTCCGCCAGTTCGCCAAGACCGTGACGGTGCTGCATGAAGGAACGGTTTTGGTAGAGGGGAATATGACTGACATTCAAAACGATGAGAAAGTAGCCGAGGTTTATCTTGGAAGGAGAGTGGAACGCGGTGCTTAA
- the urtC gene encoding urea ABC transporter permease subunit UrtC, with amino-acid sequence MLAARQSKIKLVIYGIGLGLIALAPLFLSDFRLSLLGKFLAYAIIAIGIDLIWGYTGILSLGHGVYFGLGAYCMAMHLKLTSTPNQLPDFMSWSGVSSLPWFWVPFHSALAAFLLALVVPMVVAFILGYFTFRNRIKGAFFSILSQALVIITVTLFVGQQGYTGGTNGLTNFSSFLGLNLQSQSTKLLFFYLTLAVVTIVVILSSLLVTSRLGNILTAIRDGENRVRFIGYNPVTYKVFIYCASAGLAGLAGVLFVLQEGIISPAQMGIVPSIEMVLWVAIGGRSTIGGAVLGALVTNAAKTTFSEAYPAWWPIMLGAMFIVVVLFLPKGIVGTLSHYFKNWKKPDLPASIPTTQEARS; translated from the coding sequence ATGCTCGCTGCCAGACAATCTAAGATCAAGCTAGTGATTTACGGAATAGGCCTAGGGCTTATCGCACTCGCCCCCCTCTTCTTGTCTGACTTTCGTTTATCTTTACTAGGCAAATTCCTAGCTTATGCCATTATCGCCATCGGAATTGATTTAATTTGGGGGTATACGGGCATTTTGAGCCTCGGACACGGTGTCTACTTCGGACTCGGCGCTTATTGTATGGCGATGCATCTGAAGCTGACCTCTACACCGAACCAACTGCCAGACTTTATGTCCTGGAGCGGCGTCTCCAGCTTGCCGTGGTTCTGGGTTCCTTTCCATAGCGCGCTGGCCGCCTTCCTATTAGCGCTGGTTGTTCCCATGGTTGTCGCCTTTATCCTTGGCTATTTCACCTTCCGCAATCGGATTAAAGGTGCTTTCTTCTCCATTTTGTCACAAGCACTGGTCATTATTACTGTGACGCTTTTCGTTGGGCAACAAGGATACACCGGCGGTACCAACGGGCTAACAAATTTCTCCAGCTTCCTAGGACTCAACCTGCAATCTCAATCAACCAAGCTGCTCTTTTTCTATCTCACCTTGGCTGTGGTCACCATTGTCGTTATCTTAAGCTCACTGCTTGTAACCAGCCGACTCGGCAACATCTTAACTGCCATTCGTGATGGGGAAAATCGCGTGCGATTCATCGGCTACAACCCAGTTACGTACAAGGTGTTCATCTACTGTGCCTCCGCGGGATTAGCCGGATTAGCCGGCGTGCTCTTCGTTCTGCAAGAGGGCATTATTTCTCCCGCACAAATGGGGATCGTCCCCTCCATCGAAATGGTGTTATGGGTAGCCATTGGCGGCCGCTCCACGATCGGCGGCGCAGTTCTAGGCGCATTAGTCACGAACGCAGCCAAAACCACATTCAGCGAAGCTTATCCCGCTTGGTGGCCTATCATGCTGGGAGCCATGTTCATTGTTGTCGTTCTATTCCTTCCGAAAGGCATCGTGGGCACACTAAGCCACTACTTCAAAAACTGGAAAAAACCTGATCTCCCTGCGTCGATTCCCACAACGCAAGAAGCTAGATCATGA
- the urtB gene encoding urea ABC transporter permease subunit UrtB — protein sequence MSLLLLQLFNGFSLSSILLLIAIGLAITFGLMNVMNMAHGEFIMIGAYMAYLVQQLFQKYMPASAFGWYFVISLGVAFVIAFAIGWLLEVALIRFLYGRPLDSLLATWGVSLALQQVARSIFGAPNVAVKAPQWLEGGWHVTADLILPYKRLFIIGLVALCIFIIYMYLYHSAGGRRMRAVMQNRQMAACLGISTRRVDAQSFAFGSAMAGIAGCALSLLGPIGPTIGTYYIVDAFMVVVLGGIGKLIGTVAGALGIGVFNTALEYTTSATLGKVLVFTLIIAFLQWKPMGLVTIRSRSLD from the coding sequence ATGAGCTTGCTCCTGCTTCAATTGTTTAACGGTTTCAGCTTAAGCTCGATTCTATTATTAATCGCCATCGGTCTTGCGATCACGTTCGGGCTCATGAATGTCATGAATATGGCGCATGGGGAATTCATTATGATCGGTGCCTACATGGCCTATCTCGTTCAACAGCTTTTCCAGAAATATATGCCAGCTTCGGCCTTCGGTTGGTATTTCGTCATTTCACTCGGCGTGGCCTTCGTCATCGCGTTTGCGATCGGTTGGCTGCTCGAGGTGGCGCTCATTCGCTTTCTATATGGCAGACCGTTAGACAGCCTCTTAGCGACGTGGGGCGTCTCGCTTGCCCTGCAACAGGTAGCCCGCTCCATCTTCGGCGCTCCCAATGTGGCCGTCAAAGCTCCGCAATGGCTGGAAGGCGGCTGGCATGTCACGGCAGACCTCATCCTTCCTTATAAGCGGCTCTTTATCATCGGGTTAGTTGCGCTTTGTATCTTCATCATTTACATGTATCTCTATCATTCGGCAGGCGGAAGGCGGATGCGTGCTGTTATGCAAAACCGTCAAATGGCCGCATGTCTAGGCATCTCCACGCGTCGCGTGGATGCGCAATCCTTTGCATTCGGTTCTGCCATGGCTGGGATTGCAGGCTGCGCTCTCTCCTTGCTCGGACCGATCGGCCCTACCATTGGCACTTATTACATCGTGGATGCGTTCATGGTCGTCGTGCTTGGAGGTATTGGCAAATTAATCGGAACAGTCGCAGGCGCGTTAGGCATTGGCGTCTTTAACACGGCTTTGGAATATACCACTAGCGCAACGCTTGGCAAAGTACTCGTGTTCACACTCATCATCGCTTTCTTACAATGGAAGCCTATGGGACTTGTCACGATTCGCTCGAGATCTTTAGATTGA